In Micromonospora purpureochromogenes, a single window of DNA contains:
- a CDS encoding PQQ-dependent sugar dehydrogenase: MSMKDAPTHRSPRWSSAASALLLVAAVGTVGITAGPTALGGPAPAAAHVIIATDFQQVELARGVAETGEPMSLAVLPDRSVLHTARNGTLRRTDANGTTSVIGTLSVYTHDEEGLQGVGVDPNFATNRHIYLYYAPPLSTPAGDAPATGSDFSAWQGVNRLSRFTLNADFTVNQASKVDVLDVPADRGLCCHVGGDIDFDAAGNLYLSTGDDTNPFDSAGYAPLDERTNRNPGYDAQRSAGNTNDLRGKILRIKVNANGTYSIPSGNLFPVGTARTRPEIYAMGFRNPFRMSVDKATGIVYVGDYGPDAGTTSATRGPSGQVEFNRVTSPGNYGWPYCTGTNTSTETYNEWDFATGTGGAKYNCTGGPTNNSFRNTGQSTLPAARPAWIRYGGDAGSPPEFGGGSESPMGGPVYRYNASSTSTTKFPQSFDGQFFATEFGRGWIKPIHVNADGSRGTIDSFPWTGKQVMDSAFGPDGAYYVLDYGTGYFNGDANSALYRFDHIGGGNRAPTARATADKTSGAAPLAVNFSSAGSSDPEGGALAYAWNFGDGTTSTAANPAKTYTANGTYTATLTVKDPQNATGSASVVISVGNTAPTVTINSPGNGKLFSYGDTVPFSITVTDPEDGTIDCTKVKMTYVLGHDQHGHQITSKTGCSGSIAIPVDGEHDDAANIFAIFDAEYTDAGGLTTHTQHTLQPRHRQAEHFKTSSGINTFDKATAEGGKTVGDINNGDWIAFQPYQLGDVTSFSARVSSAGTGGTLQVRAGSATGTVLGSATVPVTGAWDSFTTVTGAISGAPAGTTTLYLTFAGSGTGALYDVDSFTFTTGATVRTGPVVGLAGKCLDVRNAATADGTQIQLYTCNGTAAQTWTVTPNSTIKALGKCLDVSGGGSADGTKIQLWTCNGSGAQNWSAQADGTVRNPQSGKCLDVSGNNSADSTPVHLWTCTGAANQKWTLP; encoded by the coding sequence ATGTCCATGAAGGACGCACCCACCCACCGCTCCCCACGATGGTCCTCCGCCGCGTCCGCCCTGCTCCTGGTGGCGGCCGTCGGCACCGTCGGCATCACGGCCGGCCCGACCGCCCTCGGCGGCCCCGCCCCGGCCGCCGCCCACGTCATCATCGCCACCGACTTCCAGCAGGTCGAGCTGGCCCGCGGCGTCGCCGAGACGGGCGAGCCGATGTCCCTGGCCGTGCTGCCGGACCGCTCGGTCCTGCACACCGCCCGTAACGGCACCCTGCGGCGCACCGACGCCAACGGCACCACCTCGGTGATCGGCACGCTGTCGGTCTACACCCACGACGAGGAGGGGTTGCAGGGCGTCGGCGTCGACCCGAACTTCGCCACCAACCGGCACATCTACCTCTACTACGCCCCGCCGCTGTCCACCCCCGCCGGCGACGCGCCGGCCACCGGCAGCGACTTCTCCGCCTGGCAGGGCGTCAACCGGCTGTCCCGGTTCACCCTCAACGCCGACTTCACCGTCAACCAGGCCAGCAAGGTCGACGTGCTGGACGTACCCGCCGACCGGGGGCTGTGCTGCCACGTCGGCGGCGACATCGACTTCGACGCCGCCGGCAACCTCTACCTGTCCACCGGCGACGACACCAACCCGTTCGACTCCGCCGGCTACGCCCCGCTCGACGAGCGGACCAACCGCAACCCCGGGTACGACGCGCAGCGCAGCGCCGGCAACACCAACGACCTGCGCGGCAAGATCCTGCGGATCAAGGTGAACGCCAACGGGACGTACTCGATCCCGTCCGGCAACCTCTTCCCGGTCGGCACCGCGAGGACCCGGCCCGAGATCTACGCGATGGGCTTCCGCAACCCGTTCCGGATGAGCGTCGACAAGGCCACCGGCATCGTCTACGTCGGCGACTACGGCCCCGACGCCGGCACCACCTCGGCCACCCGGGGCCCCTCCGGCCAGGTCGAGTTCAACCGGGTCACCTCGCCCGGCAACTACGGCTGGCCGTACTGCACCGGCACCAACACCAGCACCGAGACCTACAACGAGTGGGACTTCGCCACCGGCACCGGCGGCGCCAAGTACAACTGCACCGGCGGCCCCACCAACAACTCGTTCCGCAACACCGGCCAGAGCACGCTGCCCGCGGCCAGGCCGGCCTGGATCCGGTACGGCGGCGACGCCGGCAGCCCGCCCGAGTTCGGCGGCGGCTCCGAGTCCCCGATGGGCGGCCCGGTCTACCGCTACAACGCGTCGTCGACCTCGACCACCAAGTTCCCGCAGTCCTTCGACGGGCAGTTCTTCGCCACCGAGTTCGGCCGCGGCTGGATCAAGCCGATCCACGTCAACGCCGACGGCTCGCGCGGCACCATCGACAGCTTCCCGTGGACCGGCAAGCAGGTGATGGACTCCGCCTTCGGCCCGGACGGCGCGTACTACGTGCTCGACTACGGCACCGGCTACTTCAACGGCGACGCCAACTCGGCGCTCTACCGCTTCGACCACATCGGCGGCGGCAACCGGGCGCCGACGGCGAGGGCGACCGCGGACAAGACCTCCGGCGCCGCCCCGTTGGCCGTCAACTTCTCCTCGGCCGGGTCGTCGGACCCGGAGGGCGGGGCGCTGGCGTACGCGTGGAACTTCGGCGACGGCACCACCTCCACCGCCGCCAACCCGGCGAAGACCTACACCGCCAACGGGACGTACACCGCCACGCTGACGGTGAAGGACCCGCAGAACGCCACCGGCAGCGCCAGCGTGGTGATCAGCGTCGGCAACACCGCCCCGACCGTGACGATCAACAGCCCCGGCAACGGCAAGCTCTTCTCCTACGGCGACACCGTGCCCTTCAGCATCACCGTCACCGACCCCGAGGACGGCACGATCGACTGCACCAAGGTCAAGATGACCTACGTGCTCGGCCACGACCAGCACGGCCACCAGATCACCTCGAAGACCGGCTGCTCCGGCTCGATCGCCATCCCGGTCGACGGTGAGCACGACGACGCGGCGAACATCTTCGCCATCTTCGACGCCGAGTACACCGACGCGGGCGGGCTGACCACGCACACCCAGCACACCCTCCAGCCCCGCCACCGGCAGGCCGAGCACTTCAAGACCTCGTCCGGCATCAACACCTTCGACAAGGCGACCGCCGAGGGCGGCAAGACCGTCGGCGACATCAACAACGGGGACTGGATCGCCTTCCAGCCGTACCAGCTTGGCGACGTCACCTCGTTCAGCGCCCGGGTCTCCTCGGCCGGGACGGGCGGCACCCTCCAGGTCCGGGCCGGGTCGGCCACCGGCACGGTGCTCGGCTCCGCCACGGTGCCGGTCACCGGCGCCTGGGACTCCTTCACCACGGTCACCGGCGCGATCTCCGGGGCGCCGGCGGGCACCACGACGCTCTACCTGACCTTTGCCGGGTCGGGCACCGGGGCGCTCTACGACGTCGACTCGTTCACCTTCACCACGGGCGCGACGGTGCGCACCGGGCCGGTGGTCGGGCTCGCCGGCAAGTGCCTGGACGTCCGCAACGCCGCCACCGCCGACGGCACCCAGATCCAGCTCTACACCTGCAACGGCACCGCGGCGCAGACCTGGACGGTGACGCCGAACTCGACGATCAAGGCGCTGGGCAAGTGCCTGGACGTCTCCGGTGGCGGCTCCGCCGACGGGACCAAGATCCAGCTCTGGACCTGCAACGGCAGCGGCGCGCAGAACTGGTCCGCCCAGGCCGACGGCACGGTGCGCAACCCGCAGTCCGGCAAGTGCCTCGACGTCTCGGGCAACAACTCCGCCGACAGCACCCCGGTGCACCTGTGGACCTGCACCGGCGCCGCCAACCAGAAGTGGACCCTGCCGTAA
- a CDS encoding ThuA domain-containing protein — MRRLLRPVLGAATAVLAVIACTAPATPASAADAPYDVLVFSKTAGFRHDSIAVGTQAIRDLGAANSFTVTATEDAAAFTTGNLAQYEAVVFLNTTGDVLNASQQTAFESYIGSGGGYVGVHAAADTEYGWSFYGNLVGAYFASHPAIQQANVKVENRAHPASAHLPQTWTRTDEWYNYQTNARSTARVLATLDESSYSGGGMGADHPHSWCKTYSGGRSFYTGGGHTQASYAEPAFRAHLLGGIRYAAGRAKADCRPETGYTTLYNGSTTGWSQAGPGSFTNADATLTSVGGMGLYWYSAKQFTNYSLKLDWRLAGDDNSGVFIGFPPSTDPWSAVNNGYEIQIDATDAVDRTTGAVYTFKSADIAARDAALNPPGEWNTYELLVEGERLQVFLNGVKINDFTNTNPVRSLAGHIGLQNHGTGDDASFRNVRIKELGSTPPGGNTTIQAEAFSSASGVTPFTKAGANGGQTLGYIDPGDWSAYNGVDLTGVTSFKARVVSGGPGGTIGVRTGSTTGTVLGSVAVPNTGSWTTYADVTTALTGVPSGTQNLYLTYTGTGTGLFDVDDFTLVRGGATGGTGPIKGLAGKCLDVRSSGTADGTQIQLYTCNGTAAQTWTVAPNSTIRALGKCLDVSGGGSADGTKIQLWTCNGSGAQNWSAQADGSLRNPQSGKCLDVSGNNSADSTPVQLWTCNGAANQKWTLP; from the coding sequence ATGCGCAGACTCCTGCGTCCCGTCCTCGGCGCGGCCACCGCCGTCCTCGCCGTCATCGCCTGCACCGCCCCCGCCACCCCGGCGTCCGCCGCCGACGCCCCGTACGACGTGCTGGTCTTCTCCAAGACCGCCGGGTTCCGGCACGACTCCATCGCCGTCGGCACCCAGGCCATCCGCGACCTGGGCGCGGCCAACAGCTTCACCGTCACCGCCACCGAGGACGCCGCCGCGTTCACCACCGGCAACCTGGCCCAGTACGAGGCGGTGGTCTTCCTCAACACCACCGGCGACGTGCTCAACGCCAGCCAGCAGACCGCCTTCGAGTCGTACATCGGCTCCGGCGGCGGGTACGTCGGCGTGCACGCCGCCGCCGACACCGAGTACGGCTGGTCGTTCTACGGCAACCTGGTCGGGGCGTACTTCGCCTCGCACCCGGCCATCCAGCAGGCCAACGTCAAGGTGGAGAACCGGGCGCACCCGGCCAGCGCGCACCTGCCGCAGACCTGGACCCGCACCGACGAGTGGTACAACTACCAGACCAACGCCCGCTCCACCGCCCGGGTGCTGGCCACCCTGGACGAGTCGTCGTACTCCGGTGGCGGGATGGGCGCGGATCATCCGCACTCCTGGTGCAAGACCTACAGCGGCGGCCGGTCCTTCTACACCGGCGGTGGGCACACCCAGGCGTCGTACGCCGAACCGGCGTTCCGGGCCCACCTGCTCGGCGGCATCCGCTACGCGGCCGGCCGCGCCAAGGCCGACTGCCGGCCGGAGACCGGCTACACCACCCTCTACAACGGTTCCACCACCGGCTGGTCGCAGGCCGGACCGGGCAGCTTCACCAATGCCGACGCCACGCTCACCTCGGTCGGCGGGATGGGCCTCTACTGGTACAGCGCGAAGCAGTTCACCAACTACTCGCTCAAGCTGGACTGGCGGCTCGCCGGCGACGACAACTCCGGGGTCTTCATCGGCTTCCCGCCGTCGACCGACCCCTGGTCCGCGGTCAACAACGGCTACGAGATCCAGATCGACGCCACCGACGCGGTCGACCGCACCACCGGCGCGGTCTACACCTTCAAGTCCGCCGACATCGCCGCCCGGGACGCGGCGCTGAACCCGCCGGGCGAGTGGAACACCTACGAGCTGCTGGTCGAGGGCGAGCGGCTCCAGGTCTTCCTCAACGGCGTGAAGATCAACGACTTCACCAACACCAACCCGGTCCGTTCGCTCGCCGGGCACATCGGCCTGCAGAACCACGGCACCGGCGACGACGCGTCGTTCCGCAACGTCCGGATCAAGGAACTCGGCTCCACCCCACCGGGCGGCAACACCACCATCCAGGCCGAGGCGTTCAGCTCGGCCAGCGGGGTCACCCCGTTCACCAAGGCCGGCGCGAACGGCGGGCAGACCCTCGGCTACATCGACCCGGGTGACTGGTCGGCGTACAACGGGGTGGACCTGACCGGGGTGACGTCCTTCAAGGCGCGGGTCGTCTCCGGCGGTCCCGGCGGCACCATCGGAGTGCGTACCGGCTCCACCACCGGTACCGTCCTCGGCTCGGTCGCGGTGCCCAACACCGGGAGCTGGACGACGTACGCCGACGTCACCACCGCCCTGACCGGGGTGCCGTCCGGCACCCAGAACCTGTACCTGACCTACACCGGCACCGGCACCGGGCTCTTCGACGTCGACGACTTCACCCTGGTCCGGGGCGGCGCCACCGGCGGCACCGGACCGATCAAGGGCCTCGCCGGCAAGTGCCTGGACGTCCGCAGCAGCGGCACCGCCGACGGCACGCAGATCCAGCTCTACACCTGCAACGGCACCGCGGCGCAGACCTGGACGGTGGCGCCGAACTCGACGATCAGGGCGCTGGGCAAGTGCCTGGACGTCTCCGGTGGCGGCTCCGCCGACGGGACCAAGATCCAGCTCTGGACCTGCAACGGCAGCGGCGCCCAGAACTGGTCGGCCCAGGCCGACGGGTCGCTGCGCAACCCGCAGTCCGGCAAGTGCCTGGACGTCTCGGGCAACAACTCCGCCGACAGCACCCCGGTCCAGCTCTGGACCTGCAACGGCGCCGCCAACCAGAAGTGGACCCTGCCCTGA
- a CDS encoding sensor histidine kinase, producing the protein MGRLAEWRRIARAHPAVTDALLAAGLFVASLLPVNPPGAPLSLAAVLLAAIGSGALAVRRRHPLPVLALTTVSVVLAQLAGVARGPMVLTVAIAAYTVASRAERRTAAVAGLVGALAVGAAAIATLGVSGLDPAVVVLLLWFGVAVAFGDAVRSRRAYVAVLAERARRAEQTVRPEETGAPTDPAPSLNRLDALVEGFSTGQPVRWTVAGQPRPLPTEVDVAAYRIIQESLTNAHRHAPGAAVAVRLRYDPDGVAIEVRDVGAETSPSPGPSAGLGLLGMRERVEAVGGTFTAGPRPDGGWSVRAELPAAEEQAE; encoded by the coding sequence ATGGGACGGCTCGCGGAGTGGCGCCGGATCGCGCGGGCGCACCCGGCGGTCACCGACGCGCTGCTGGCCGCCGGGCTCTTCGTGGCCAGCCTGCTGCCGGTGAACCCGCCCGGGGCGCCGCTCAGCCTCGCCGCCGTGCTGCTCGCCGCCATCGGCTCCGGGGCGCTCGCGGTGCGCCGCCGCCATCCGCTGCCGGTGCTCGCCCTGACCACCGTCAGCGTGGTGCTCGCGCAGCTCGCCGGGGTCGCCCGGGGGCCCATGGTGCTCACCGTGGCGATCGCCGCGTACACCGTCGCCAGCCGCGCCGAAAGGCGGACCGCCGCCGTGGCCGGTCTGGTCGGCGCCCTCGCCGTCGGCGCGGCGGCGATCGCCACGCTCGGCGTGTCCGGGCTGGACCCGGCGGTGGTGGTGCTGCTGCTCTGGTTCGGCGTCGCGGTGGCCTTCGGCGACGCGGTGCGCAGCCGGCGGGCGTACGTGGCGGTGCTGGCGGAGCGGGCCCGGCGCGCCGAGCAGACCGTGCGGCCGGAGGAGACCGGCGCACCCACCGACCCGGCGCCCAGCCTGAACCGGCTGGACGCGCTGGTCGAGGGGTTCAGCACCGGCCAGCCGGTGCGCTGGACGGTGGCCGGCCAGCCCCGCCCGCTGCCCACCGAGGTGGACGTCGCGGCGTACCGGATCATCCAGGAGTCGCTGACCAACGCGCACCGGCACGCGCCGGGCGCGGCGGTGGCGGTCCGGCTGCGCTACGACCCCGACGGCGTCGCCATCGAGGTACGCGACGTCGGCGCCGAGACGTCACCGTCGCCCGGACCGAGCGCCGGGCTCGGCCTGCTCGGCATGCGCGAGCGGGTCGAGGCGGTCGGCGGCACCTTCACCGCCGGCCCCCGCCCGGACGGCGGCTGGTCGGTGCGCGCCGAGCTGCCCGCCGCCGAGGAGCAGGCCGAGTGA
- a CDS encoding sugar phosphate isomerase/epimerase family protein, with amino-acid sequence MARPITLFTGQWADLPFDEVCRLAAEWGYDGLEIACWGDHFEVDKALADDSYVERKRETLAKHHLSVHAISNHLVGQAVCDHPIDERHQGILPARIWGDGEPEGVRRRAAEEMKDTARAAAKLGVKTVVGFTGSSIWHTLAMFPPVPPEMIERGYRDFADRWNPILDVFDSVGVRFAHEVHPSEIAYDYWTTRRALAAIGHRPAFGLNWDPSHFVWQELDPVNFILEFADRIYHVDCKDAKVRTGDGRRGRLSSHLPWADLRRGWDFVSTGHGDVPWEDCFRALNAIGYDGPISIEWEDAGMDRLVGAPEALQFVRRLAFDAPAAAFDAAFSSKD; translated from the coding sequence ATGGCGCGACCGATCACGCTCTTCACCGGCCAGTGGGCCGATCTTCCGTTCGACGAGGTCTGCCGGCTCGCCGCCGAGTGGGGCTACGACGGGCTGGAGATCGCCTGCTGGGGCGACCACTTCGAGGTCGACAAGGCCCTCGCCGACGACTCGTACGTCGAGCGCAAGCGGGAGACCCTCGCCAAGCACCACCTCAGCGTCCACGCCATCTCCAACCACCTCGTCGGGCAGGCGGTCTGCGACCACCCGATCGACGAGCGGCACCAGGGCATCCTGCCGGCCCGGATCTGGGGCGACGGCGAACCCGAGGGGGTACGCCGGCGCGCCGCCGAGGAGATGAAGGACACCGCCCGCGCGGCGGCGAAGCTCGGGGTGAAGACGGTGGTCGGGTTCACCGGCTCGTCCATCTGGCACACCCTGGCGATGTTCCCGCCGGTGCCGCCGGAGATGATCGAGCGCGGCTACCGGGACTTCGCCGACCGGTGGAACCCCATCCTCGACGTCTTCGACTCCGTCGGGGTCCGTTTCGCCCACGAGGTGCACCCCAGCGAGATCGCCTACGACTACTGGACGACCCGGCGGGCGCTCGCGGCGATCGGCCACCGGCCGGCGTTCGGGCTCAACTGGGACCCGTCGCACTTCGTCTGGCAGGAGCTGGACCCGGTGAACTTCATCCTCGAGTTCGCCGACCGGATCTACCACGTGGACTGCAAGGACGCGAAGGTACGCACCGGCGACGGGCGGCGTGGCCGGCTCTCGTCCCACCTGCCCTGGGCCGACCTGCGCCGGGGCTGGGACTTCGTCTCCACCGGCCACGGCGACGTGCCGTGGGAGGACTGCTTCCGGGCGCTCAACGCGATCGGCTACGACGGGCCGATCTCCATCGAGTGGGAGGACGCCGGAATGGACCGGCTGGTCGGCGCGCCGGAGGCGTTGCAGTTCGTCCGCCGGCTCGCCTTCGACGCCCCCGCGGCGGCGTTCGACGCCGCGTTCAGCAGCAAGGACTGA
- a CDS encoding ROK family transcriptional regulator, with the protein MVPVRPENAYQARLLRMLRDDGPRSRVELGDAVGLSRSRLIAEVDRLVELGLVETAGPAASRGGRRSSLLRLAGTVRFAGVVIGTHRLTVAVTDGELNVLAELREPADVRSGPGPVVARAAELVGKLRAELGLAQLTGVGVGLPGPVAFREGTPIAPGALPGWHGFPVRDTLGAELGCPTLVDNDANVMALGEQHAGIGRTFDDFLYVKLGTAIGCGLVLRGAPHRGATSGAGDIAHLRLADDGPGCACGEAGCLEAYCGEAGLVAAALDAARSGRSPALADRLATTGTLTMADVAGAAAGGDPVVQAVVRDAARRLGRVLVGLVSFVNPGIVIIGGAPDGLGHTLLAEIRAVVYRRSAPLTTGTMPIVLSDLGERAGVVGAARLISERAFAAE; encoded by the coding sequence ATGGTTCCCGTCCGACCGGAGAACGCGTACCAGGCACGACTGCTGCGAATGCTGCGCGACGACGGCCCGCGGTCGCGGGTGGAGCTGGGCGACGCGGTGGGCCTGTCCCGGTCGAGGCTGATCGCGGAGGTGGACCGCCTCGTGGAGCTGGGCCTGGTCGAGACCGCCGGGCCGGCGGCCTCCCGCGGCGGCCGGCGGTCGTCGCTGCTCCGCCTCGCCGGTACGGTCCGCTTCGCCGGCGTCGTGATCGGCACGCACCGACTCACCGTCGCCGTCACCGACGGCGAGCTGAACGTGCTGGCCGAGCTCCGCGAGCCGGCAGACGTCCGGTCCGGTCCGGGGCCGGTGGTCGCCCGGGCCGCGGAACTCGTCGGCAAGCTCCGGGCCGAACTGGGCCTGGCCCAGCTCACCGGCGTCGGCGTCGGCCTGCCGGGGCCGGTCGCCTTCCGGGAGGGCACCCCGATCGCACCCGGTGCCCTGCCCGGCTGGCACGGGTTTCCGGTGCGCGACACCCTCGGTGCCGAGCTGGGCTGTCCGACGCTGGTCGACAACGACGCCAACGTGATGGCGCTCGGCGAGCAGCACGCCGGGATCGGCCGTACCTTCGACGACTTCCTGTACGTCAAGCTCGGCACCGCGATCGGCTGCGGCCTGGTGCTGCGGGGCGCGCCGCACCGGGGCGCGACGAGCGGCGCCGGCGACATCGCCCACCTGCGACTCGCTGACGACGGCCCGGGCTGCGCCTGCGGCGAGGCGGGGTGCCTGGAGGCGTACTGCGGCGAGGCCGGGCTGGTCGCCGCGGCGCTCGACGCGGCGCGGTCGGGCCGCTCCCCCGCCCTGGCCGACCGGCTGGCCACCACCGGCACCCTGACCATGGCGGACGTCGCCGGGGCGGCGGCCGGAGGCGACCCGGTGGTGCAGGCCGTCGTGCGCGACGCCGCCCGCCGGCTGGGCCGGGTGCTGGTCGGGCTGGTGAGCTTCGTCAACCCGGGCATCGTGATCATCGGCGGCGCCCCGGACGGCCTCGGGCACACCCTGCTGGCCGAGATCCGGGCCGTGGTCTACCGCCGGTCGGCGCCGCTGACCACCGGCACGATGCCGATCGTCCTGTCCGACCTCGGCGAGCGGGCCGGCGTGGTGGGCGCGGCCCGGCTGATCAGCGAGCGGGCCTTCGCCGCCGAGTGA
- a CDS encoding sugar phosphate isomerase/epimerase family protein, translated as MNDRQHGMSRRRILGAFAGVAGAAAVGAAGWAPAAGADGNGLLVPTGKRGIILYSVRDRIGAAPDATGVPYGFERVLARLAEIGYKEVEFAGYNQHVSILGRQITAAEIRKILDDNGLRANGSHASIPSTINPTTLAAFEQQLDIAETLGMTHIGTGNDPTGSNYKADWDAAADRWNTLGQLAAARGLKLYTHNHDAAYNFLLDSGPLDELGRPTRSSGVRKLEYFIGLTDPEYVWFEMDIYWAHVAQHRFRSYTDPDGVTQTDVFDPLATVAAQPIRFPLFHAKDGAFNPDTTSGYEMVPLGQGDIDYGTFFGNMGAKGYHNPMWEQDNAPGGSADPGRSLRYAEVSYQHMSGLRG; from the coding sequence ATGAACGACAGACAGCACGGAATGAGCCGTCGCCGGATCCTCGGCGCCTTCGCCGGCGTCGCCGGCGCGGCCGCCGTCGGGGCCGCCGGCTGGGCGCCCGCCGCCGGAGCCGACGGCAACGGACTGCTCGTGCCGACCGGCAAGCGCGGCATCATCCTCTACAGCGTCCGGGACCGGATCGGCGCCGCACCGGACGCCACCGGAGTGCCGTACGGCTTCGAGCGGGTGCTCGCCCGGCTCGCCGAGATCGGCTACAAGGAGGTCGAGTTCGCCGGCTACAACCAGCACGTCTCCATCCTGGGCCGGCAGATCACCGCCGCCGAGATCCGCAAGATCCTCGACGACAACGGGCTGCGCGCCAACGGCTCGCACGCCTCCATCCCGAGCACCATCAACCCCACCACCCTCGCCGCGTTCGAGCAGCAGCTCGACATCGCCGAGACGCTGGGGATGACCCACATCGGCACCGGCAACGACCCGACCGGCAGCAACTACAAGGCCGACTGGGACGCGGCGGCCGACCGGTGGAACACCCTCGGCCAGTTGGCCGCCGCCCGTGGGCTCAAGCTCTACACGCACAACCACGACGCGGCGTACAACTTCCTGCTCGACAGCGGGCCGCTGGACGAGCTGGGCCGGCCCACCCGGTCCTCCGGCGTCCGGAAGCTGGAGTACTTCATCGGGCTCACCGACCCGGAGTACGTCTGGTTCGAGATGGACATCTACTGGGCGCACGTGGCCCAGCACCGGTTCCGCAGCTACACCGACCCGGACGGGGTGACGCAGACCGACGTCTTCGACCCGCTGGCCACGGTGGCGGCCCAGCCGATCCGGTTCCCGCTGTTCCACGCCAAGGACGGCGCGTTCAACCCGGACACCACCAGCGGGTACGAGATGGTGCCGCTCGGCCAGGGCGACATCGACTACGGCACCTTCTTCGGCAACATGGGTGCGAAGGGCTACCACAACCCGATGTGGGAGCAGGACAACGCGCCGGGCGGCAGCGCCGACCCGGGCCGCTCGCTGCGCTACGCCGAGGTGAGCTACCAGCACATGTCGGGTCTGCGGGGCTGA